The Pseudodesulfovibrio cashew genomic sequence TGATCAATGGGCTTGAACGGGGTGCAAAAGGCGATTTTCATGACCTGCCGGGCTGTTGAAGTTGCTCCCGGCGTTCTACACCAAAGGGCCTGGAGAGGAAAGGCGCAAGGGGAACCGCCGCGCCGGGAGGGGCGGCAAGAATCGGATTGCGGCCCGCCACGCTTCTGCTACACTGCGCCGACCACAGGCAGACAATGGAGACGCGCTTGAAGAAACTGGACGCCATCATATTCGACTTCGACGGAACCCTGGCCGACGTGCCCCTGGACTTCGACCTGATGAAAACCAGGATCGCGGCCCTGGGCGAGGTCTTTCTGGGCGAGCGCCCCGTGCCCGGCACCACCCCGGCCCTGGAGTGGCTCGAGGAGCTGGTGCAGCAGGCCATGGAGTGGGACGAGGACGAGGGCAAGGAGTTCCGCTCGCGGGGCCAACTGGTGATCACGGCCATGGAGCTGGACGCGGCCCGGGAAGGCAGGCTGTTCGAGTTCACCCGGCCCGCCCTGGAACTGCTGCGGGAGCGCGGCGTGGCGGCCGGAGTAATTACCCGCAACATCACCCCGGCGGTGAAGACCGTATTTCCCGACATAGAGAAATTCATCCGGGCCTTTGTGCCGAGAGAGGACGCCGTGCGCGTCAAGCCCGACCCGGCCCATCTCTTCCAGGCCCTGGACAGGCTGGGCGCGGACCCGGCCAACTCGCTCATGGTGGGCGACCACCCCATGGACGTGATAACGGCCAAAAACGGAGGCGCACTGGCCGCCGCCGTGACCAGCGGCAGGATCGGGCCGGAGGGATTCGCCGAGCTCGAACCCGATTTTCTGGCTCCGGACGTGGGACAACTCATGACGCTGCTGGAGGAAGCAGGCAGGCTCTAGCCGCCTGGAGGGCCTCTAACAGTGCTGAATATTTCTATTGTCTTCTATTGACTCCTTGATGTAGTGGGGGTGCATGGGGAAAATTTATGAAAAGGCCATGACCGAGGAGGAGATCCGGGAAGCCCTCAAGGACGATCCCGTCCTGGCTGAGGAGCCCGGTCCCACGGCTCCAGCCACTATCCAAGAAGAGCTTGAGCGGGCGGACAAACTCTACGGCGAAGCCGTGAACTACGCCAAATCCTTCATGGACAACGTCCGGGAAGGCAAACCATTCGACTTTCAGGACGCCACCCCCCTGGTCAACGACCTCATCGATTCCGTCTTCCGCAACGACTCGGCCACGGCAGCCATCAGCAAGCTCAAGGCCTTTGACGAATACACCTACACTCACTGCATCAATGTCTCGGTCCTGGCCGTGATCCTCGGCAAGCGGCTCGGCTATTCACGTGAGAAGCTGGAGATGGTCGGCATGGCCGGCATGTTCCACGACGTGGGCAAGGCGATCATTCCCCCACACATCCTGAACAAGCCGGGCGCGCTCACGGACAAGGAGATGGACGTCATGCGCACCCATCCCGTTCACGGCTACAAGCTGCTCAAGGAACAGCCCGACATCCCGGAGGAGATCATCCGGGGCGCCATGGAGCACCATGAGAAGCACGACGGAAGCGGCTACCCGCGCGGGCTCAAGGGCGAGCAGATCAGCGAGATCGCCCGGCTCCTGGCCGTGGTGGACGTGTACGACGCCCTGACCAGCAAACGGGTCTACAAGGACCCCCTCCCCCCCGGAAAGGTCCTGGCCATGATGTATAAATGGCGGGTCACGGATTTCTACCCGGACATCGTGGAGCAGTTCATCAAGAGCCTGGGCGTGTACCCTGTGGGCAGCTTCGTGCGTCTCTCCACGGGAGAGCACGGCGTGGTCACCGACCACTCCCCGGAACACCCGCTCAACCCGGTGGTGCGCATCTGCTACGACGAGCGCATGCGCCCGGAGCTCAAGCGGGACGTCAACCTGGCCGAAGACCCGGACCTGCGCATCACCGACGTAATCAACCCCGACGAGCACGGGGTGGACATCTTCAAACTCATCCAGTGACGAACCGAGGGTGGCGATGCGGAGAATAGCGCTGTGCATGTCCGGCGGGATGCGTTGCTACCGGCAGACCGTGGACTCCCTGCGCCGCAATCTCATCGAGGCCAACCCGGACTGCGAGTTCGACCTGTTCCTCGTCACCAACGAGAAAGTCAGCCACGGCTCCAAGGACTACCAGCAGCCGGACGCGTACGGCAAACGAGTGTCCGAACTCTACGGCCCCCTCATGAAACGGAAGGAAAAGCCCTTTTCCGAAGCGGCTGCGCAGGAAGTGTACGGCGACCTGCTCCGGCGCATGGAGGTGTGGGGCGACGACCAGCCCTACGGCTACTTCCAGATCCTCTCCATGTTCTGGAAAATCGTCCGGTGCGACGAAATCAGGATGGAATACGGGCGCGAGCACGATTTCGAATACGATCTGGTCATCCGCCTGCGCAGCGACCTGCTCATCTGCACCCCGCTGGACCTGACGCCGTTCTTCGACAAGCCGGGGGTCATGTTCCAGAGCTGGCTCTACAATCCGGGCGAACCGCGCCTGGTCGAGCCGCTGATGACGCTTTTGGAGGACGAAAGCCAGCCCCTGGCCCCGCTCATGCCCCACCCGGACGCGGGCGGCAAGTTTTCGGACATCATGTTCTGG encodes the following:
- a CDS encoding HAD family hydrolase; this translates as MKKLDAIIFDFDGTLADVPLDFDLMKTRIAALGEVFLGERPVPGTTPALEWLEELVQQAMEWDEDEGKEFRSRGQLVITAMELDAAREGRLFEFTRPALELLRERGVAAGVITRNITPAVKTVFPDIEKFIRAFVPREDAVRVKPDPAHLFQALDRLGADPANSLMVGDHPMDVITAKNGGALAAAVTSGRIGPEGFAELEPDFLAPDVGQLMTLLEEAGRL
- a CDS encoding HD-GYP domain-containing protein codes for the protein MGKIYEKAMTEEEIREALKDDPVLAEEPGPTAPATIQEELERADKLYGEAVNYAKSFMDNVREGKPFDFQDATPLVNDLIDSVFRNDSATAAISKLKAFDEYTYTHCINVSVLAVILGKRLGYSREKLEMVGMAGMFHDVGKAIIPPHILNKPGALTDKEMDVMRTHPVHGYKLLKEQPDIPEEIIRGAMEHHEKHDGSGYPRGLKGEQISEIARLLAVVDVYDALTSKRVYKDPLPPGKVLAMMYKWRVTDFYPDIVEQFIKSLGVYPVGSFVRLSTGEHGVVTDHSPEHPLNPVVRICYDERMRPELKRDVNLAEDPDLRITDVINPDEHGVDIFKLIQ